A stretch of the Glutamicibacter sp. JL.03c genome encodes the following:
- a CDS encoding DNA-directed RNA polymerase subunit beta — translation MVASSNPNNQTASSARDAAYAGRLSFAKIHEPLEVPNLLALQTESFDRLVGNQNWVERLAKAEAAGDFSVPNTSGLAEIFEEISPIEDFQDTMSLSFSEPEFADPKYSIAECKDRDATYAAPLYVKAEFMNNETGEIKQQTVFMGDFPLMTEKGTFIINGTERVVVSQLVRSPGAYFESAPDKTSDKTIYSARIIPSRGAWFELEIDKRDQIGVRLDRKRKQSVTVLLKALGWSEEQILSEFGQYDSMRATLEKDSIKDQDEALLDIYRKLRPGEPPTVEAAQALLKNMYFEPKRYDLAKVGRYKLNRKLGVETPVNAENASVLALDDLVAMIRYLVALHAGEKTVQGTRKGEIVDIPVNIDDIDHFGNRRIRAVGELIENQVRTGLSRMERVVRERMTTQDVEAITPQTLINIRPVVAAIKEFFGTSQLSQFMDQNNPLAGLTHKRRLSALGPGGLSRDRAGMEVRDVHPSHYGRMCPIETPEGPNIGLIGSLATYGRINAFGFIETPYRRVSNGVVSNEVDYLTADDELQHFIAQANAPLDENGRFVEETVLVREKGGGGEPVIVDASEVTFMDVSPRQMVSVATALIPFLEHDDANRALMGANMQRQAVPLLKSERPLVGTGMEKFAAVDAGDSVVASKPGVVTEVSADLVVVMNDDGTESMYPIMKFARSNQGNAYNQRVRVSEGDRLEFQSIIADGPSTDSGELSLGKNLLVAFMSWEGYNYEDAIILSQRMIFDDVLTSIHIEEHEVDARDTKLGAEEITRDIPNVSEDILSQLDDRGIVYIGAEVEAGDVLVGRVTPKGETELTPEERLLRAIFGEKSREVRDTSLKVPHGESGTVIGVRIFDRDNDDDLSPGVNQLVRVYVAQKRKISIGDKLAGRHGNKGVISRIMPLEDMPFLEDGTPLDVILNPLGVPGRMNVGQVMEIHLGWAAKQGWKIEGEPEWVRDLPNLPRESGSTTVATPVFDGASEAEIRGILDSTNKTRDGVRLIGNSGKAKLFDGRSGDPLPDPISVGYMYILKLHHLVDDKIHARSTGPYSMITQQPLGGKAQFGGQRFGEMEVWALEAYGAAYTLQEILTIKSDDIHGRVKVYEAIVKGENVPEPGVPESFKVLIKEMQSLCLNVEVLGTDGNTIEMRESDEESFRAAEELGIDLSRSEPNSVEEV, via the coding sequence TGGCTGAAATCTTCGAGGAAATCTCCCCCATCGAGGACTTCCAGGACACCATGTCCTTGAGCTTCTCGGAGCCGGAGTTCGCTGATCCCAAGTACTCGATCGCAGAGTGCAAGGACCGCGACGCCACCTACGCGGCACCGCTGTATGTCAAGGCCGAATTCATGAACAATGAAACCGGCGAAATCAAGCAGCAGACCGTGTTCATGGGCGATTTCCCGCTGATGACCGAAAAGGGCACCTTCATCATCAACGGCACCGAGCGTGTTGTTGTGTCCCAGCTGGTGCGCTCCCCAGGCGCATACTTCGAGTCCGCACCGGACAAGACCAGTGACAAGACGATCTACTCGGCACGTATCATTCCATCGCGTGGTGCATGGTTCGAGCTGGAAATCGACAAGCGCGACCAGATCGGCGTACGCCTGGATCGCAAGCGCAAGCAGTCGGTTACCGTGCTGCTGAAGGCTCTGGGCTGGAGCGAGGAGCAGATCCTCTCCGAGTTCGGCCAGTACGATTCGATGCGCGCTACCTTGGAAAAGGACAGCATCAAGGACCAGGACGAAGCGCTGCTGGATATCTACCGCAAGCTGCGTCCAGGCGAGCCTCCAACGGTTGAGGCTGCCCAGGCTCTGTTGAAGAACATGTACTTCGAGCCTAAGCGCTACGATCTGGCCAAGGTCGGCCGTTACAAGCTGAACCGCAAGCTCGGTGTCGAGACTCCGGTTAATGCTGAGAACGCATCGGTGCTGGCACTGGACGACCTCGTTGCCATGATCCGCTACCTCGTAGCACTGCACGCTGGCGAGAAGACCGTTCAGGGCACCCGCAAGGGCGAGATCGTCGATATCCCAGTGAACATCGATGATATCGACCACTTCGGCAACCGCCGCATCCGCGCCGTGGGCGAACTGATCGAGAACCAGGTCCGCACCGGCCTGTCCCGCATGGAGCGTGTTGTGCGCGAGCGCATGACCACCCAGGACGTCGAGGCCATCACCCCGCAGACCCTGATCAACATCCGTCCTGTCGTTGCTGCCATCAAGGAGTTCTTCGGAACTTCGCAGCTCTCGCAGTTCATGGATCAGAACAACCCGCTGGCCGGCCTGACCCACAAGCGCCGCTTGTCGGCTCTGGGCCCAGGCGGTTTGTCCCGTGACCGCGCCGGCATGGAAGTTCGAGACGTTCACCCGTCGCACTACGGACGTATGTGCCCGATTGAAACTCCCGAAGGCCCGAACATTGGTCTGATCGGTTCGCTGGCAACCTACGGCCGCATCAACGCCTTCGGCTTCATCGAAACCCCATACCGCCGCGTGTCCAACGGTGTCGTCTCCAACGAGGTCGACTACCTGACCGCGGACGACGAGCTGCAGCACTTCATCGCACAGGCCAACGCGCCTCTGGACGAGAACGGCCGCTTCGTCGAAGAAACCGTATTGGTTCGTGAAAAGGGCGGTGGCGGCGAGCCTGTTATCGTCGACGCGTCTGAAGTGACCTTCATGGACGTTTCGCCTCGACAGATGGTTTCCGTGGCAACCGCGCTGATTCCATTCCTCGAGCATGACGATGCCAACCGAGCACTGATGGGCGCCAACATGCAGCGCCAGGCTGTGCCGCTGCTGAAGTCCGAGCGCCCGCTGGTTGGTACCGGCATGGAGAAGTTCGCGGCAGTTGACGCCGGCGACTCCGTGGTGGCTTCCAAGCCAGGTGTAGTGACCGAGGTTTCCGCTGACCTGGTTGTTGTCATGAACGATGACGGCACCGAGTCGATGTACCCGATCATGAAGTTCGCCCGCTCGAACCAGGGCAACGCCTACAACCAGCGCGTGCGCGTGTCCGAAGGCGACCGCCTGGAATTCCAGTCGATCATCGCCGACGGCCCGTCCACCGACTCCGGCGAGCTCTCCCTGGGCAAGAACCTGCTCGTGGCATTCATGTCCTGGGAAGGCTACAACTACGAGGATGCGATCATCCTCTCCCAGCGCATGATCTTCGACGACGTGCTGACCTCGATCCACATCGAAGAGCACGAAGTCGACGCCCGCGACACCAAGCTCGGCGCCGAGGAAATCACCCGCGACATCCCGAACGTCTCGGAAGACATCCTCTCCCAGCTTGATGACCGTGGCATCGTCTACATCGGCGCCGAGGTTGAAGCCGGCGACGTCCTGGTAGGCCGTGTCACCCCTAAGGGCGAAACCGAGCTGACCCCGGAAGAGCGCCTGCTGCGTGCCATCTTTGGCGAGAAGTCCCGCGAAGTGCGCGATACCTCCCTGAAGGTTCCGCACGGCGAGTCCGGCACCGTGATCGGTGTTCGCATCTTCGACCGCGACAACGACGATGACCTTTCCCCTGGTGTGAACCAGCTGGTCCGCGTCTACGTTGCACAGAAGCGCAAAATCTCGATTGGTGACAAGCTCGCAGGCCGTCACGGTAACAAGGGTGTCATCTCGCGCATCATGCCGCTGGAGGACATGCCATTCCTGGAAGACGGCACCCCGCTGGACGTCATCCTGAACCCACTGGGTGTGCCAGGTCGTATGAACGTCGGCCAGGTTATGGAAATCCACCTGGGCTGGGCTGCCAAGCAGGGCTGGAAGATCGAAGGCGAGCCTGAATGGGTCCGCGATCTGCCGAACCTGCCACGCGAGTCCGGTTCCACCACCGTGGCAACCCCGGTCTTCGACGGCGCTTCGGAAGCGGAAATCCGCGGCATCTTGGATTCGACCAACAAGACCCGTGACGGGGTGCGCCTGATTGGCAACTCCGGCAAGGCGAAGCTGTTTGACGGCCGCTCCGGCGATCCGTTGCCAGATCCGATCTCCGTGGGCTACATGTACATCTTGAAGCTCCACCACCTGGTGGACGACAAGATCCACGCCCGTTCCACCGGTCCATACTCCATGATCACCCAGCAGCCACTGGGTGGTAAGGCCCAGTTCGGTGGCCAGCGCTTCGGTGAAATGGAAGTTTGGGCACTGGAAGCTTACGGTGCCGCTTACACGCTGCAGGAAATCCTGACCATCAAGTCGGATGATATCCACGGCCGCGTGAAGGTCTACGAAGCTATCGTCAAGGGCGAGAACGTTCCAGAGCCTGGTGTTCCAGAATCGTTCAAGGTGCTCATCAAGGAAATGCAGTCGCTGTGCTTGAACGTCGAGGTACTGGGTACCGACGGCAACACTATCGAAATGCGTGAGTCGGACGAGGAATCGTTCCGCGCCGCTGAAGAGCTGGGCATCGACCTTTCACGGTCGGAGCCGAACTCCGTAGAGGAAGTTTAA